A genomic stretch from Juglans microcarpa x Juglans regia isolate MS1-56 chromosome 3S, Jm3101_v1.0, whole genome shotgun sequence includes:
- the LOC121257146 gene encoding zinc finger protein 5-like, whose protein sequence is MTKGESNPSSPIWDVENGHSAASCADEKKLKLFGFDLKPYYKKIKNESNLKGHADGDYESVNSSSTSASSGRDQKPASKDGSLAAGGPADDNKRFECQYCFKEFANSQALGGHQNAHKKERMKKKRLQLQARKASSINCYLQPLKNNLLHGFASNGPIPLLYGSTPPSCSATHDHQFKLYDHESQICFNPFDDHQDTLHLRTGSRLSKWYAVPAAHISFQQDSRSFSLTHSTDRSGDQNRHAVVFKPSSPLSSSQQSFKSLDLQLGLGIQSNIRS, encoded by the coding sequence ATGACAAAGGGTGAGTCTAATCCATCATCTCCCATATGGGATGTAGAAAATGGACATTCTGCTGCTTCTTGTGCTGATGAGAAGAAACTCAAATTATTTGGTTTTGATCTGAAGCCATATTATAAAAAGATCAAGAACGAGAGCAATCTGAAAGGCCATGCGGATGGAGATTATGAGAGTGTAAACTCATCTTCAACATCAGCTTCCTCTGGAAGAGATCAGAAACCAGCTTCCAAGGATGGAAGCTTAGCAGCCGGGGGCCCTGCAGATGACAATAAAAGATTTGAGTGCCAATATTGTTTCAAGGAATTCGCAAATTCACAGGCATTGGGAGGCCATCAAAATGCCCATAAGAAggagaggatgaagaagaagaggttgCAGCTTCAAGCCAGGAAGGCCAGCAGTATCAACTGTTACCTACAACCTCTGAAAAACAACCTGCTGCATGGTTTTGCATCCAACGGTCCTATCCCTTTGCTTTACGGTAGTACTCCCCCATCCTGTAGTGCTACTCATGATCATCAGTTCAAACTCTATGATCATGAATCTCAGATTTGTTTCAATCCCTTTGATGATCATCAAGATACCCTGCATCTTAGAACTGGGTCAAGGTTATCAAAGTGGTATGCTGTACCTGCTGCTCACATATCTTTCCAACAAGATTCACGTTCCTTCAGTTTAACACATAGTACTGACAGATCCGGAGATCAGAACAGGCATGCAGTTGTCTTTAAGCCTTCTTCTCCTTTATCCTCTTCCCAGCAGAGTTTTAAATCTCTGGATCTTCAATTAGGTCTAGGCATTCAATCAAATATACGAAGCTAG